A genome region from Staphylococcus capitis subsp. capitis includes the following:
- the efeB gene encoding iron uptake transporter deferrochelatase/peroxidase subunit — MSKLDKDQSSQMSRRSILKMLGIGGAGVVIGASGVGSIFSFKSMFDTPEDEEKDAYEFYGKVQAGITTPTQRSINFVALDLKSKDKAAIKDMFKQWTKMTAQMTDGDSVGKESSNPLLPPVDTGEAIGLSASKLMLTFGVSKSFLKKIGMKDKIPKDYKDLPHFPNDQLSDDFSDGDIMIQACSMDDQVTFHAIHNLIRPFRDIVQVKWSQTGFVSGQLHETPRNLIAFKNGTVNPRHTDEYKDYVFIDDGWAKNGTYCIIRRIQIHIETWDRTALEEQEATFGRKRISGAPLTGKKEFDEMDLDAKDSSGEYVIPADAHARLAHEAKTSIKRRAYNYTAGTNDKTGALETGLLFISFQKATQQFIDIQNHLGHKDKLNEYITHRASATFIVLPGVKKGGYLGETLFD; from the coding sequence ATGAGTAAACTAGACAAAGACCAATCATCACAAATGTCACGCCGATCAATTTTAAAAATGTTAGGCATAGGTGGCGCTGGTGTAGTCATTGGTGCAAGTGGAGTAGGAAGTATATTTTCTTTTAAATCAATGTTTGATACACCAGAAGATGAAGAGAAAGATGCATATGAGTTTTATGGCAAAGTTCAAGCTGGTATTACTACACCCACACAACGTTCAATTAACTTTGTAGCTTTAGATTTAAAATCGAAAGATAAAGCTGCAATCAAAGATATGTTCAAACAGTGGACGAAAATGACAGCGCAGATGACGGACGGAGATTCTGTCGGTAAAGAGAGTAGTAACCCATTATTACCACCTGTTGATACTGGTGAAGCAATTGGCTTAAGTGCGAGTAAATTAATGCTTACGTTCGGAGTAAGTAAATCTTTCTTGAAAAAGATTGGTATGAAAGACAAGATACCGAAAGATTATAAAGATTTACCACATTTCCCTAATGATCAATTATCGGATGATTTTAGTGATGGAGATATCATGATTCAAGCATGTTCAATGGATGATCAAGTTACTTTCCATGCTATCCATAACTTAATAAGACCATTTAGAGATATTGTACAAGTTAAATGGTCTCAAACAGGTTTTGTTTCAGGACAACTTCATGAAACGCCACGTAACTTAATAGCATTTAAAAATGGGACTGTTAACCCTCGCCATACTGACGAGTACAAGGATTATGTATTTATTGATGACGGTTGGGCTAAAAATGGTACATATTGTATTATTCGACGCATACAGATTCATATTGAAACATGGGACCGCACTGCACTCGAAGAACAAGAAGCGACGTTTGGACGTAAACGAATCTCTGGTGCTCCACTAACTGGTAAGAAAGAATTTGATGAAATGGATCTCGATGCAAAGGATAGTAGTGGAGAGTATGTAATTCCTGCAGATGCTCATGCACGTTTAGCGCATGAAGCGAAGACGTCCATTAAACGTCGTGCTTATAACTACACTGCAGGAACAAATGACAAAACTGGAGCTTTAGAAACAGGGTTATTATTTATTAGTTTCCAAAAGGCGACTCAACAATTTATTGATATTCAAAACCATTTAGGTCATAAAGATAAATTAAATGAATACATTACACATCGTGCCTCCGCAACATTTATCGTATTACCTGGTGTGAAAAAGGGAGGATACCTCGGTGAAACACTATTCGATTAA
- a CDS encoding FTR1 family protein: MKHYSIKILIVLILILSLFKIAPVHAENASMSEAYVSITDAKSTISDNSKKDSDKKKAIKQVRKEINALKVKDNKEGKAVKNKLKEVESAKTSDDQADKLSDLTKALITYENTQSSKDASGQIKELKQAVDAKDEPIQKAIKNKNRSELESINNSLNQIWTSHETVIRNYDEGKYGTIEVNLMQLRVAIQKEPLDPKKVKNAWDTFKSSIDTVDQKQSSEENGKYKVTQLNDELDKAITGINKNDLKQTDAALSKFVQIWPYVEGKIQTKNSSLYTTIEDKIPYYQSILDDSNKERVKDGLKEINNDIKDTVGTGDYTFVDVMVIFLREGLEILLIVMTLTTMTRKVKDHKGTSSVIGGALLGLVLSIALAVVLISTIGNNGIIREGMEAVLGIVAVILMYVVGVWMHNRSSAKRWNEMIQSMYQNAISNGNLVLLGTIGLISVLREGVEVIIFYMGMIGSIKTQDFIIGIVIAIVILIIFALLFRFIVKLIPVHYIFRVLSILIFIMTFKMLGVSIQKAQLLGWIPQHSIEGMPTVSWIGFYPSVETIVAQIILVILILLFVFKQRKKNQQ, translated from the coding sequence GTGAAACACTATTCGATTAAGATACTTATCGTCTTAATTCTAATATTAAGTTTATTTAAAATAGCACCAGTACATGCTGAAAATGCCTCAATGAGTGAAGCATATGTTTCAATTACGGATGCTAAATCAACGATTAGTGATAATTCAAAAAAGGATAGCGATAAGAAAAAAGCTATCAAGCAAGTTAGAAAAGAAATTAATGCTTTAAAAGTAAAAGATAATAAAGAAGGTAAAGCAGTCAAGAATAAACTGAAGGAAGTTGAAAGTGCTAAAACTTCAGATGATCAAGCTGATAAGTTATCAGACTTAACTAAAGCATTAATTACATATGAAAATACACAAAGTTCTAAAGATGCATCAGGTCAAATTAAAGAATTAAAGCAAGCAGTAGACGCCAAAGATGAACCTATTCAAAAAGCGATTAAAAATAAAAATCGCTCAGAACTCGAATCCATTAATAATAGTTTGAACCAAATTTGGACTAGTCATGAAACTGTCATTCGTAATTACGATGAAGGGAAATATGGCACGATTGAAGTGAATTTAATGCAACTTCGTGTAGCCATACAAAAGGAACCATTAGATCCCAAGAAAGTTAAGAACGCTTGGGATACGTTCAAATCAAGTATAGATACTGTGGACCAAAAACAATCATCAGAAGAAAATGGTAAGTACAAAGTGACACAATTAAATGATGAGTTAGATAAGGCGATAACTGGTATCAATAAAAATGATTTAAAACAAACGGATGCGGCTTTATCTAAATTTGTTCAAATTTGGCCATATGTCGAAGGTAAAATTCAAACTAAGAATAGTAGCTTATATACAACTATTGAAGATAAAATACCTTATTATCAAAGTATTTTAGATGATAGCAACAAAGAGCGTGTCAAAGACGGTTTAAAAGAGATCAATAATGATATTAAAGATACGGTTGGAACAGGAGATTATACTTTCGTTGATGTAATGGTAATCTTCTTACGTGAAGGCTTAGAAATACTATTAATCGTCATGACCTTAACAACCATGACCCGCAAGGTCAAAGACCATAAAGGTACATCTAGTGTGATAGGTGGTGCACTCTTAGGATTAGTATTAAGTATAGCGTTAGCAGTTGTTTTGATTTCAACAATTGGCAATAATGGTATTATTCGTGAGGGTATGGAAGCGGTACTTGGTATCGTAGCCGTTATTTTAATGTATGTGGTTGGTGTGTGGATGCATAATCGATCAAGTGCAAAACGTTGGAATGAAATGATTCAGTCGATGTACCAAAATGCAATTAGTAACGGTAACCTTGTTTTATTGGGAACAATCGGATTGATATCAGTACTTCGTGAAGGTGTTGAAGTTATCATATTCTATATGGGTATGATTGGTAGCATTAAAACGCAAGACTTTATAATAGGAATAGTAATAGCGATTGTAATTTTAATCATCTTCGCTTTACTATTTAGATTTATTGTCAAGTTAATTCCAGTTCACTATATATTTCGAGTGCTTTCAATACTAATCTTCATTATGACATTTAAAATGTTAGGTGTAAGTATCCAAAAAGCTCAATTACTAGGTTGGATACCTCAACATAGTATCGAAGGTATGCCTACAGTGAGTTGGATTGGTTTCTATCCTAGTGTCGAAACAATAGTAGCTCAAATCATTTTAGTTATTTTAATACTATTATTTGTATTTAAACAACGTAAAAAGAATCAACAATAA
- the tatC gene encoding twin-arginine translocase subunit TatC: MKIHTRLPVKLLNHSENNQNSSLLLEHFGELRHRLVIVLIALIVSVFLVYISSHWWMQPFIKYIKRAHVTLHTFSFTETIQIYVMIIFTVAICLIVPIIFYQLWSFIAPGLHVYERQFIYKYSFFCALLFIIGVAFAFFVGFPMIINFSEKLSHMLNIDQVIGFKAYLGELIRWLLVFGFIFQLPILFMGLAHFGLIDVNQLGHYRKYVYFACFVAASIIAPPDLILNLALTLPLILLFEVSMFIAKFTYRKQKITNEL, from the coding sequence ATGAAGATTCACACGAGACTCCCAGTAAAGCTTCTAAATCACAGCGAGAACAATCAAAATAGTTCTTTACTATTAGAACATTTTGGAGAGTTACGTCACAGGCTTGTCATTGTATTGATCGCACTTATCGTGTCAGTCTTCTTAGTTTATATTTCATCACATTGGTGGATGCAACCTTTTATAAAATATATTAAACGAGCACATGTTACTTTACATACCTTCTCGTTTACTGAAACGATACAAATTTATGTAATGATTATTTTCACAGTAGCAATATGTTTAATTGTACCTATTATTTTCTATCAACTTTGGTCTTTTATAGCACCAGGCCTACATGTTTATGAGCGACAATTTATTTATAAATATAGTTTTTTCTGTGCTTTATTATTCATTATAGGAGTAGCCTTCGCATTTTTTGTTGGCTTTCCAATGATTATTAATTTCTCTGAAAAACTATCTCATATGCTCAATATAGACCAAGTTATTGGATTTAAAGCATACCTAGGAGAGCTAATTAGATGGCTCCTCGTTTTTGGATTTATATTCCAATTACCTATATTATTTATGGGTTTAGCTCATTTTGGACTTATAGATGTTAATCAGTTAGGTCATTATAGAAAATATGTTTACTTTGCTTGTTTTGTTGCAGCAAGTATTATTGCACCACCTGATTTAATATTAAACTTAGCATTAACACTTCCATTAATTCTCTTATTTGAAGTCAGCATGTTTATCGCAAAATTCACTTATAGAAAACAAAAAATCACAAATGAACTCTAA
- the tatA gene encoding twin-arginine translocase TatA/TatE family subunit, which translates to MFENMFVVGITGPTSLVVIAIIALIIFGPTKLPQFGRAVGSTLKEFKSAAEHIDEDSHETPSKASKSQREQSK; encoded by the coding sequence ATGTTTGAAAATATGTTTGTCGTAGGTATCACTGGTCCTACAAGTTTAGTCGTAATCGCAATTATCGCATTGATTATTTTTGGACCTACAAAATTACCACAATTTGGAAGAGCTGTTGGTTCAACGTTAAAAGAATTTAAATCCGCAGCAGAACATATTGATGAAGATTCACACGAGACTCCCAGTAAAGCTTCTAAATCACAGCGAGAACAATCAAAATAG
- a CDS encoding N-acetyltransferase, which translates to MSESIREVRSDEVEILQDIAKRTFYHTFKSSYDDRDFNKFFEEAYNINQLSRELQEKDSFHYFFKDEQKVVGYLKLNINHAQTEKKGEDYLEIQRIYFDEAYQGGGRGKKFIDLAVKKAKEYHKTKIWLGVWEHNPQALRFYEKRGFVVTGAHEFYTGDVVDKDLIMEKSLI; encoded by the coding sequence ATGAGTGAAAGTATCCGTGAGGTAAGAAGTGATGAAGTTGAAATATTGCAGGATATAGCTAAGAGAACTTTTTATCATACATTTAAATCGTCTTATGATGATAGAGATTTTAATAAATTTTTTGAAGAGGCGTATAACATTAATCAATTATCTCGTGAGCTTCAAGAGAAAGATTCATTTCACTATTTTTTTAAAGATGAACAAAAAGTAGTAGGATATTTAAAATTAAATATTAATCATGCCCAAACAGAAAAAAAGGGAGAAGATTATTTAGAAATTCAACGAATCTATTTCGATGAGGCGTATCAAGGTGGCGGGAGAGGTAAAAAATTCATTGACTTGGCTGTCAAAAAAGCAAAGGAATATCATAAAACTAAGATTTGGCTTGGTGTGTGGGAGCACAACCCACAAGCACTTCGATTTTATGAAAAAAGAGGTTTTGTCGTTACAGGTGCACATGAATTTTATACTGGTGATGTCGTAGATAAAGATTTAATTATGGAAAAAAGTTTAATTTAA
- a CDS encoding bifunctional glycosyltransferase family 2 protein/CDP-glycerol:glycerophosphate glycerophosphotransferase, protein MSTLTIIVTYYNSEEYIKSCIESIKQQRTQDFEVIIVNDGSTDNSEQLMNEALKDYDKDINYIKLESNQGHAHARNVALEQVETPYFMFLDSDDVLASYAITFYLDKFNYTDGLIAPIHSFTLQRPQYVDLDRVRVEYYNADANVNSFLRKQTACNIIFRTAIVKAHHLKFNEDLSIYTDWSFTLEYMKYVNKFMRIFNFPFYFRGEVYDPFETVTLSEQSFDVLFEEYVKSFYDALERTSNKMTRTFIINKMENRISRDFDPTHYDIKARYEAHKDTLVELAQYLNVQLVKHQKLINIIETVLLMNQDTENAFKVNQFRKTLRHVKNVLLRRKNKDRSIYELTDKEENVNQGTIVFEAFGGKNYSDSPKYIYEYMQKYYPNYNYVWSLKKPDKSVIPGNAKKVKRGSAEYYQAYSEASHWVSNARTPLYLNKKDNQTYIQTWHGTPLKRLANDMKVVRMPGTTTSRYKRNFNCETSRWDYLISPNRYSSEIFRSAFWMDEPRILEIGYPRNDVLVNRANDQDYIDEIKTNLNLPSDKKVIMYAPTWRDDEFVSKGKYLFELKIDLENLYNELGDDYVILLRMHYLISNALDLTGYENFAVDVSNYNDVSELFLVSDCLITDYSSVMFDYGILKRPQFFFAYDIDKYDKGLRGFYMDYMKDLPGPIYTEPYGLAKKLKDLDKVQDEYQDQIDAFYDRFCSVDDGKASQYIGELIHKDIEENK, encoded by the coding sequence ATGAGTACACTGACAATTATTGTCACATATTACAACTCAGAAGAGTACATAAAAAGTTGTATTGAAAGTATTAAACAACAAAGAACTCAAGATTTTGAAGTGATTATCGTTAATGATGGTTCTACTGACAATAGTGAACAATTAATGAATGAAGCTTTAAAAGATTATGATAAAGATATTAATTATATCAAATTAGAGAGTAATCAAGGACATGCACATGCACGTAATGTTGCTCTAGAACAAGTGGAAACACCTTATTTTATGTTTCTTGATTCAGATGACGTTTTAGCCTCATATGCAATCACATTTTATCTAGATAAATTTAATTATACTGATGGCTTGATAGCGCCTATTCATTCATTTACACTTCAACGTCCTCAATACGTTGATTTAGATCGTGTTAGAGTTGAGTATTACAATGCTGACGCGAACGTTAATTCATTTTTAAGAAAGCAAACAGCTTGTAATATAATATTCCGAACTGCAATCGTCAAAGCACATCATCTGAAATTCAACGAAGATTTAAGTATTTATACTGATTGGTCATTTACGCTTGAATATATGAAGTATGTTAATAAGTTTATGCGTATTTTTAACTTCCCGTTCTACTTCCGTGGAGAAGTTTACGATCCTTTTGAAACAGTGACGTTAAGTGAGCAAAGTTTTGATGTTCTTTTTGAGGAATATGTAAAGAGCTTCTATGATGCTTTAGAACGTACTTCGAATAAAATGACGCGAACATTTATTATTAATAAAATGGAAAATAGAATTTCCCGTGATTTTGATCCAACTCATTATGATATTAAAGCAAGATATGAGGCTCACAAAGATACACTTGTTGAATTAGCACAATATCTTAACGTCCAACTTGTTAAACATCAAAAACTTATCAATATCATAGAAACGGTTTTATTGATGAATCAAGATACAGAGAATGCTTTTAAAGTGAACCAATTTAGAAAGACATTGCGTCACGTTAAAAATGTCTTACTCAGAAGAAAAAATAAAGATCGTTCTATATATGAACTTACTGATAAAGAAGAAAATGTTAATCAAGGAACGATTGTTTTCGAGGCATTTGGTGGTAAAAATTATAGTGATAGTCCGAAATATATATATGAATATATGCAAAAATACTATCCAAATTACAATTATGTTTGGTCACTTAAAAAACCTGATAAGAGTGTAATTCCAGGTAATGCTAAAAAAGTGAAACGTGGTTCTGCTGAGTACTATCAAGCATACTCTGAAGCAAGTCATTGGGTATCAAATGCACGTACACCGTTATATTTAAACAAAAAGGATAACCAAACTTATATTCAAACTTGGCATGGTACGCCATTAAAACGACTTGCAAATGATATGAAAGTCGTACGTATGCCTGGTACAACAACTTCAAGATATAAACGAAACTTCAACTGTGAAACGTCACGTTGGGATTATTTAATTTCGCCTAATAGATATTCTTCAGAAATTTTTAGAAGTGCATTCTGGATGGATGAACCTAGAATATTAGAAATAGGCTATCCAAGAAATGATGTATTAGTGAATCGTGCAAACGATCAAGACTATATCGATGAAATCAAGACAAATCTTAACTTACCAAGTGATAAAAAAGTAATTATGTATGCTCCAACTTGGAGAGATGATGAATTTGTTAGTAAGGGTAAATATTTATTTGAGTTAAAAATTGATTTAGAAAATCTATACAATGAGCTAGGGGATGATTACGTTATCTTATTACGTATGCATTATCTTATCTCTAATGCTCTTGATCTAACAGGATATGAAAACTTTGCAGTTGATGTGTCTAATTATAACGATGTTTCAGAGTTATTCTTGGTAAGTGATTGTTTAATCACTGATTATTCATCTGTTATGTTTGATTATGGTATTTTAAAACGTCCTCAATTTTTCTTTGCATATGACATTGATAAATATGATAAAGGATTACGTGGATTCTACATGGACTATATGAAAGATTTACCAGGTCCAATTTATACTGAACCATATGGATTGGCTAAAAAACTCAAAGACTTAGATAAAGTTCAAGATGAATATCAAGACCAAATTGATGCTTTTTATGATAGATTCTGTTCAGTTGATGATGGTAAAGCTTCTCAATATATCGGAGAGCTTATTCACAAAGATATCGAAGAAAACAAGTAG
- a CDS encoding CDP-glycerol glycerophosphotransferase family protein, whose product MIKQINISHMEKLEGLLEKALHNGYTHFVPYSNEIQIHQSMLKSIELPSTSFVVDYTIHNTYLNDCRYFGKTYINFEDWVQNINLYPNVIYEINSALKILNKFEVETIFDLALFTILKGHVAVEGHVALDFKDSLRTSKVFWRSFDRNGLNYRDQFFLNKIAYEHQRRIPFTRVPFNDHDSIRYSDSVLLSTKFKAPRWLVNPIKNYSLRKHKEISYIYDKDDSKIKSHVVFLGFDYHYRGNSKYLFNYFVKHNATVESYFITDDRTGPHFISPNDESAKEVIETASVVIIESYLPDDVRPNGKVIQLWHGTPIKRLFLDSKEPHQNLNIYNYRARKYNKWVHQDYLVVDSTEVVKYFESAFPSHKLDILPIGYPRVNYLLNKSQDLTLRKRIIKGLQLDTSKPVLLYAPTWKSNTSEEDILPLSDKLLNKYNVIFKGHVESKDNYIPDGVIVPPESVETQDLIMIADIVLTDYSSIIFDALTLNKKVCLYTPNHAQYVEERGVYEDVLNSLKEVWYTDAELLTNHLISDSIPHVNSKYINRQNHSLDKLSHLIAQQIN is encoded by the coding sequence ATGATAAAACAAATAAACATTTCACATATGGAGAAGTTGGAAGGACTATTAGAAAAAGCTTTACATAATGGTTACACACATTTTGTACCCTATTCAAATGAAATTCAGATTCATCAATCAATGTTAAAATCCATTGAGCTACCTTCAACTTCATTTGTTGTCGATTATACAATACATAATACGTATCTTAATGACTGTAGATACTTTGGTAAAACATATATTAACTTTGAAGATTGGGTACAAAATATTAATTTATATCCTAATGTTATTTACGAAATCAATTCAGCACTTAAGATATTGAATAAATTTGAGGTTGAAACGATATTTGACTTAGCTTTATTTACTATTCTTAAGGGCCATGTAGCTGTAGAAGGACATGTGGCACTTGATTTTAAAGACTCCCTCCGAACAAGCAAGGTATTCTGGAGAAGTTTTGACCGTAATGGATTAAATTATAGAGATCAATTCTTTCTTAATAAAATTGCATATGAACATCAACGTAGAATCCCTTTCACACGTGTACCTTTCAATGATCATGATAGTATACGTTATTCTGATTCCGTGTTATTAAGTACTAAATTCAAAGCACCAAGATGGCTCGTAAATCCAATTAAAAATTATTCATTACGTAAACATAAGGAAATTAGTTATATTTATGATAAAGATGATTCTAAAATTAAATCACATGTCGTATTTTTAGGTTTTGATTATCATTATAGAGGTAATTCTAAGTATCTATTTAATTACTTTGTAAAACATAACGCTACAGTAGAATCATATTTTATTACTGATGATAGAACTGGCCCACATTTCATATCTCCTAATGATGAGAGTGCAAAGGAAGTCATTGAAACTGCTAGTGTTGTAATCATAGAAAGCTATCTACCTGATGATGTTCGTCCTAATGGAAAGGTCATTCAATTATGGCATGGAACACCTATTAAGCGTCTCTTTTTAGATAGTAAAGAACCGCATCAAAATCTAAACATTTATAACTATCGAGCACGTAAATATAATAAATGGGTACATCAAGATTATCTTGTCGTTGATTCTACAGAGGTTGTAAAATATTTTGAATCTGCTTTTCCGAGTCATAAATTAGATATCCTACCTATTGGTTATCCAAGAGTCAATTATTTATTAAATAAATCTCAAGATCTCACCCTAAGAAAAAGAATTATCAAAGGGTTACAATTAGATACCTCTAAGCCAGTTCTGTTGTATGCCCCAACTTGGAAATCAAATACATCTGAAGAAGATATACTACCTTTATCTGATAAGTTACTCAATAAATATAATGTGATATTCAAAGGGCACGTTGAAAGTAAAGATAATTACATTCCTGATGGCGTGATTGTCCCACCTGAAAGTGTAGAAACACAAGATCTAATTATGATAGCTGATATTGTTCTAACCGACTACTCTTCTATTATTTTTGATGCACTCACTCTTAATAAAAAGGTATGTTTATATACGCCAAATCATGCTCAATATGTTGAAGAACGTGGTGTATATGAAGATGTACTCAATAGCTTAAAAGAAGTATGGTATACAGATGCAGAATTACTTACAAATCATTTAATTTCTGATTCAATACCACATGTTAATAGTAAATATATTAATAGACAAAATCATTCATTAGACAAACTTAGTCATTTAATAGCTCAGCAAATAAATTGA